A single genomic interval of Mustela nigripes isolate SB6536 chromosome 7, MUSNIG.SB6536, whole genome shotgun sequence harbors:
- the IL36RN gene encoding interleukin-36 receptor antagonist protein gives MVLSGALCFRMKDAALKVLYLHDNQLLAGGLHAGKVIKGEEISVVPNRSLDAKLSPVILGVQGGSQCLSCGTGQEPTLKLEPVNIMELYLGANESKSFTFYRRDTGLTSRFESAAYPGWFLCTLPEADQPLTLTQLSEDASWGNPITDFYFQQCD, from the exons ATGGTCCTGAGTGGGGCGCTGTGCTTCCG GATGAAGGATGCGGCCTTGAAGGTGCTTTATCTGCATGACAACCAGCTTCTAGCTGGAGGGCTGCATGCAGGGAAGGTCATCAAAG GCGAGGAGATCAGTGTTGTTCCCAACCGGTCTCTGGATGCCAAGCTGTCTCCAGTCATCCTGGGAGTCCAGGGAGGGAGCCAGTGCCTGTCGTGTGGGACAGGGCAGGAACCAACTCTGAAACTAGAG CCAGTAAACATCATGGAACTCTACCTTGGTGCCAACGAATCCAAGAGCTTCACCTTCTACCGGCGGGACACAGGACTCACCTCCAGGTTCGAGTCAGCTGCCTACCCAGGCTGGTTCCTCTGCACGTTGCCTGAAGCAGACCAGCCTCTCACACTCACCCAGCTTTCAGAGGATGCCAGCTGGGGAAACCCCATCACAGACTTCTACTTCCAACAGTGTGATTAG
- the IL1F10 gene encoding interleukin-1 family member 10: MCSLPMARYYIIKDADQKALYLRGDQLLVGDPSADNCCAEKICILPNRGLDRTKVPIFLGIQGGRRCLACVETGEGPTLQLEDVNIEDLYKGGEEATRFTFFQRSLGSAFRLEAAAWPGWFLCGPAEPQQPVQLVKESEPLARTEFYFEQSR; encoded by the exons ATGTGCTCCCTCCCCATGGCAAGATACTACAT AATTAAGGATGCGGATCAGAAGGCTTTATACTTAAGAGGCGACCAGCTCCTGGTGGGAGATCCCAGTGCGGACAATTGCTGTGCAG agAAGATCTGCATACTTCCCAACAGAGGCCTGGACCGCACCAAAGTCCCCATCTTCCTGGGGATCCAGGGAGGCCGTCGCTGCCTAGCCTGTGTGGAGACAGGAGAGGGGCCTACCCTGCAGCTGGAG GATGTGAACATCGAGGACCTGTACAAGGGTGGTGAAGAGGCCACACGCTTCACCTTCTTCCAGAGAAGCTTGGGTTCAGCCTTCAGGCTTGAGGCCGCTGCCTGGCCTGGCTGGTTTCTCTGTGGCCCAGCTGAGCCCCAGCAGCCAGTACAACTTGTCAAGGAGAGTGAGCCATTGGCCCGCACTGAGTTCTACTTTGAACAGAGTCGGTag